One Bermanella sp. WJH001 genomic region harbors:
- a CDS encoding penicillin-binding protein 1A yields the protein MKKNRPVLRFLILACAAGFFSLILGVCSVYLYLAPSLPSVESLKNIQLQTPLRIYTSDGKLMAEYGEKRRMPVAYEDVPQQFYNALIAAEDENFYSHIGIDFKGLARAAYELITTGKKRSGGSTITMQVAKNYYLSSEKTFTRKFTEILLALHIEQELTKKDILELYVNKIYLGKRAYGVESAAQVYYGKSIQELSLAQLAMIAGLPQAPSAANPINNPERAIYRRNYVLARMFTSNFITQEEFDEAGSEPITAKYHGLATEIEAPYIAELVRAEMLERFPDDLYTKGYSVTTTVHSELQTTAQRVVREGLQDYDRKHGLRSEAKVLPPFILTEQQDIPVAIAPNIWQNGDPLPSIDKNLSLPPSPKDLNTHYWLEQIKDLNNPGDLQWAVVTDINMEDHSIELASLQKKQITMPFEHYQWARTYLSVNELGPEIKQADELFRIGQRVLIQEINGGHWLAQEPEAQASLVSFDPQNGALKALVGGYDFSLSKYNRATQADRQPGSSFKPFVYSAGLEYGLTPASIINDAPVVFEDDSLEAIWRPENYSGKFFGPTRLRQALYKSRNLVSIRVLSRTGIGRTINYVTRFGLPRQKLNRDLSLALGSSGLTPYEMASGYNALANGGYKVDPHFITKIEDNEGAVLFEHKAKIVCESCLKSIDEFKEKLNEELQAQKEKAELDETIDIVALQESNQILLEEYIAQFPPLAPRIMDQRVNYLMYTMLKDVIKQGTGKRALALKRNDLAGKTGTTNDQKDAWFSGYNNKLVANVWVGFDSPRTLGKWAFGSNTALPIWVEYMKVALKGMPESPIKQPDGLVSIRIDPETGNRAYPGQSNAIFETFRQENVPQQMERAPSSNNPYAVDNADTDDDDSEDSFTPEQLF from the coding sequence ATGAAAAAAAATCGACCTGTTTTGCGTTTTTTGATTTTAGCCTGCGCCGCTGGCTTCTTTAGTCTAATTTTAGGCGTGTGCAGTGTGTACCTATACTTAGCACCTAGCCTACCCTCAGTTGAGAGTTTAAAAAACATTCAATTGCAAACGCCACTGCGTATTTATACCAGTGATGGCAAGCTTATGGCCGAATACGGTGAGAAACGTCGTATGCCCGTTGCATACGAAGATGTTCCTCAACAATTTTATAATGCCCTCATTGCCGCTGAAGATGAAAATTTCTATAGCCATATCGGCATTGATTTTAAGGGCCTTGCTCGTGCCGCCTATGAATTAATTACAACCGGTAAAAAACGCTCAGGTGGTAGTACCATCACCATGCAGGTGGCTAAAAATTATTATTTAAGCAGTGAAAAAACATTTACCCGTAAGTTCACTGAAATTTTATTAGCACTTCACATTGAGCAAGAGCTGACTAAAAAAGATATTCTTGAACTCTATGTGAATAAAATTTACCTCGGCAAACGTGCTTACGGTGTTGAATCGGCCGCTCAGGTTTACTACGGCAAATCTATTCAAGAATTATCACTGGCCCAGTTAGCCATGATTGCAGGTTTACCTCAAGCACCAAGTGCTGCTAACCCTATCAATAATCCTGAACGCGCCATTTATCGCCGCAACTACGTTTTGGCTCGCATGTTTACTTCTAATTTTATTACTCAAGAAGAATTCGATGAGGCGGGCTCTGAACCGATTACTGCCAAGTACCATGGCTTAGCCACTGAAATTGAAGCGCCCTATATTGCTGAGCTTGTCCGTGCAGAAATGTTAGAACGCTTCCCCGATGACCTATATACAAAAGGCTACAGTGTCACTACTACGGTACACAGTGAATTACAAACAACCGCTCAGCGAGTGGTCCGCGAAGGACTGCAAGATTATGATCGTAAACATGGCTTACGTTCTGAAGCTAAAGTATTGCCACCATTTATTCTCACTGAACAACAAGACATACCTGTTGCCATCGCCCCTAATATTTGGCAAAACGGCGATCCACTTCCCAGCATCGATAAAAATCTTTCTTTGCCGCCAAGCCCAAAAGATCTCAATACGCATTATTGGCTTGAGCAAATTAAAGATTTAAATAACCCAGGTGATTTACAATGGGCCGTTGTGACCGATATCAACATGGAAGATCATTCCATCGAGCTTGCTAGCTTACAAAAGAAACAAATAACCATGCCCTTCGAGCATTACCAATGGGCCAGAACTTATCTATCAGTAAATGAACTAGGCCCTGAAATCAAACAAGCGGATGAGTTATTCCGTATCGGGCAACGCGTATTAATCCAAGAAATAAACGGCGGCCACTGGTTAGCGCAGGAACCCGAAGCGCAAGCCTCTTTAGTATCGTTTGATCCACAAAATGGCGCGCTTAAAGCATTGGTGGGCGGTTATGATTTTAGTTTAAGTAAATACAATCGCGCCACGCAAGCGGACCGCCAACCCGGCTCCAGTTTCAAACCTTTCGTATACAGCGCTGGCTTGGAATATGGTTTAACACCAGCCTCCATTATTAATGATGCCCCTGTCGTGTTTGAAGATGACAGCCTTGAAGCTATTTGGCGCCCAGAAAATTATAGCGGTAAGTTTTTCGGCCCCACCCGCTTACGCCAAGCGCTATACAAATCTCGTAACCTCGTATCCATTCGTGTACTCAGCCGAACGGGCATTGGCCGAACCATCAATTATGTCACTCGCTTTGGCCTACCAAGACAAAAGCTTAATCGAGATTTATCTCTTGCTTTAGGTAGCTCCGGATTAACCCCTTATGAAATGGCCAGCGGGTATAATGCTTTGGCTAACGGCGGCTATAAAGTTGACCCTCACTTTATTACTAAAATTGAAGATAACGAAGGTGCAGTGCTGTTTGAACACAAAGCAAAAATTGTGTGTGAATCGTGCTTAAAAAGCATTGATGAATTCAAAGAGAAACTAAACGAAGAATTGCAGGCACAAAAAGAAAAGGCTGAATTAGACGAGACGATTGATATCGTCGCTTTACAAGAAAGCAATCAAATTTTACTTGAAGAATATATCGCGCAGTTTCCGCCTCTTGCTCCACGAATTATGGATCAACGCGTGAACTATCTAATGTACACCATGCTTAAAGATGTAATTAAACAAGGCACAGGTAAGCGCGCATTAGCTCTTAAGCGTAATGACTTAGCAGGTAAAACCGGCACCACAAACGACCAAAAAGATGCATGGTTCTCCGGCTACAACAACAAGCTGGTTGCTAATGTATGGGTGGGGTTTGATAGCCCTAGAACACTGGGTAAATGGGCATTTGGTAGTAATACTGCACTTCCAATTTGGGTTGAGTATATGAAAGTTGCGTTGAAGGGCATGCCAGAATCGCCGATCAAACAGCCTGATGGTTTAGTGTCTATCCGCATTGATCCTGAAACAGGTAATAGAGCGTACCCGGGTCAAAGTAATGCGATCTTTGAGACATTTCGCCAAGAGAATGTTCCACAACAAATGGAACGGGCTCCTTCCTCCAACAACCCTTATGCCGTCGACAACGCTGATACTGACGACGATGATAGCGAAGACAGCTTCACGCCTGAGCAGTTATTTTAA
- a CDS encoding ATP-binding protein yields the protein MADSNKTSPDIILLGEREQQLDMLLHVQEFSAMTVLITGPDEIGKTSLLQAAISQLSVHHQVIHINAFQTNQLPELIDVISLQLGCPANLLDLNAQLEKMAQQQETLHLIIDDAHLIADDVLAVLIERSTQEHGWHLILCGDESLKSRLNSLQSNFENKLYHLIELSPFTEEESEAFISQLFKRSGIDVVPLSIKDMHQLWLLSKGVPGKLVELIELEQDNQRQRTSRLPLGHIAAVCLIGSALFISFMYQEQKIEHIDDDAIAMLLAEQQARLKPQDDKVGLDSGLSIDEIAIDKVQETSVQSETVNTEDDSEDLDSAIVHQEEIHEPLETIPKRVETSQLSAGKIKHNDQGAPVKQVAKSEMNKHPLLSAPSQSYALQLLGVRNEESAKAFVRRFARQMDGSKLTIYETRYKGEPWFVVVYGPMDNKQQANQEASQLSKTIKGQPWVRPISKIQADIRQLP from the coding sequence ATGGCTGACTCAAATAAGACATCGCCCGACATTATCCTCTTAGGTGAACGTGAGCAGCAACTAGATATGTTGCTGCACGTGCAAGAATTCAGTGCAATGACAGTGCTGATTACGGGCCCTGATGAAATCGGTAAAACATCATTATTGCAGGCTGCAATATCCCAATTAAGCGTTCACCACCAAGTTATCCATATTAATGCTTTCCAAACGAATCAATTACCAGAATTAATTGATGTCATTTCGTTGCAGCTAGGTTGCCCGGCAAACCTTCTAGATCTTAATGCTCAGCTTGAAAAAATGGCGCAGCAACAAGAAACCCTGCATTTAATCATCGATGATGCCCATTTAATTGCGGATGATGTGCTGGCGGTATTGATTGAAAGATCAACTCAAGAGCATGGTTGGCATCTAATTTTATGCGGTGATGAGTCACTTAAGTCCCGTTTGAATAGTTTGCAAAGCAATTTTGAAAACAAACTCTATCACTTAATTGAACTGTCGCCTTTTACTGAAGAAGAAAGTGAAGCATTCATTTCTCAGCTCTTTAAGCGCTCTGGGATTGATGTGGTGCCATTAAGTATTAAAGATATGCACCAATTATGGTTGTTGAGCAAAGGCGTGCCAGGCAAGTTAGTAGAGTTAATTGAACTAGAGCAAGATAACCAACGCCAGCGTACAAGTCGTTTGCCTTTAGGGCATATCGCTGCGGTTTGTCTAATTGGTTCAGCCTTGTTTATTTCGTTTATGTACCAAGAACAAAAAATTGAACATATAGATGACGATGCGATTGCCATGCTTTTGGCTGAACAACAAGCGCGACTCAAACCTCAAGATGATAAGGTGGGTTTAGATAGCGGCTTATCAATTGATGAAATAGCGATCGATAAAGTTCAGGAAACATCTGTGCAGTCAGAGACTGTAAATACTGAAGATGATAGTGAGGACTTAGATAGCGCAATAGTCCATCAAGAAGAAATCCATGAGCCCTTGGAGACTATACCTAAGAGGGTAGAGACGTCGCAATTATCCGCAGGCAAAATAAAACATAACGATCAAGGTGCACCCGTTAAACAGGTCGCTAAATCAGAAATGAATAAGCACCCTTTATTGTCTGCACCTAGTCAGTCATATGCATTGCAGTTACTGGGAGTTCGAAATGAAGAGAGTGCAAAAGCATTTGTTCGGCGCTTTGCTAGGCAAATGGATGGAAGTAAGCTGACAATTTATGAAACCCGTTACAAAGGCGAGCCTTGGTTTGTGGTAGTGTATGGTCCCATGGACAATAAACAGCAAGCAAATCAAGAAGCTAGCCAGCTTTCAAAGACAATTAAAGGTCAGCCATGGGTTCGGCCTATTAGTAAGATACAGGCGGATATAAGGCAATTACCATAA
- a CDS encoding type IV pilus secretin PilQ family protein, translating to MKKNIMKNSLIVLLCLVSSSLYAATIKDVAFASLPGDKTEMKLTFDGLPPDVSGYTIEEPARIALDLPNTISELKSKYHKIGMGNARTAIIVGTQEKTRVIINLTELTGYETRIEGNDLFVVIGQQERIEEEDVNILAAQDAPTYQAKKKDESGRIIDVDFRRGDLGEGQVLISLSNPNVPVDISQESGRIRVEFGNVNLSEEMRRRLDVRDFATPVRFIDATIESGKPVFFIEPNNDRYEYLAYQADNLLTINVKPLTKAEEERLKEERFPYTGEKLSLNFQDIEVRTVLQIIADFTGFNLVASDTVQGSITLRLKNVPWDQALDIVLKSQGLAKQQIGNVLMVGPADQIANRQKIELEANRQVEDFAPLRTEFIQVRYAKATDLLALISAEGSLLGERGSASVDVRTNTIILQDTASSIEAVRKAIKVLDVPVRQVLIEARIVVASTNVGENLGIRWGGGYGVLQNDQIITAGGTGVSTSDFNASTSRISVTDGSIVNLPVNSANATTFGIGLDAFDYMLDLELSAMESDGKAEIISQPRVITADGQTAKIQAGSQIPYEQASASGATTIVFKDAVLKLEVTPQITPDDRILMDLLINKDAIGEVINNIPTIDTNALETQVLVNNGETIVLGGIFQSEDVTQIDKTPFFGDLPVIGRLFRRTTHTEDKSELLIFITPRLVKDVLSTR from the coding sequence ATGAAAAAAAATATTATGAAAAACAGTCTAATTGTTTTGCTTTGCTTGGTGTCATCATCCTTGTATGCAGCAACCATTAAAGATGTGGCTTTTGCATCTCTACCTGGTGATAAAACCGAAATGAAATTGACATTCGATGGCCTGCCACCTGATGTGTCCGGCTATACAATCGAAGAGCCCGCGCGTATTGCATTGGACTTACCAAATACAATCAGTGAACTTAAGTCTAAGTATCACAAGATCGGTATGGGGAATGCTCGAACAGCGATTATTGTCGGTACGCAAGAAAAAACGCGAGTGATTATTAATTTAACTGAGTTGACTGGTTATGAAACTCGTATTGAAGGCAATGACTTATTTGTTGTGATTGGGCAGCAAGAGCGAATTGAGGAAGAGGATGTAAATATACTCGCTGCTCAAGATGCGCCGACATACCAAGCTAAGAAAAAAGATGAAAGCGGTCGAATTATAGATGTAGATTTTCGTCGTGGTGACTTAGGAGAAGGGCAAGTTCTAATTAGTTTAAGTAATCCAAATGTGCCTGTGGACATTAGTCAAGAATCAGGGCGAATTCGTGTTGAGTTTGGTAATGTTAATTTATCTGAAGAGATGCGTCGTCGCTTGGATGTACGTGATTTTGCTACGCCAGTGCGATTTATTGATGCGACTATTGAATCAGGTAAGCCAGTTTTCTTTATTGAGCCAAACAATGATCGCTATGAGTATTTGGCTTATCAAGCTGATAATTTATTAACAATCAACGTTAAGCCTTTAACAAAAGCAGAAGAAGAAAGATTGAAGGAAGAGCGATTCCCTTACACGGGTGAAAAATTATCTCTTAATTTCCAAGATATCGAAGTACGTACTGTTTTACAGATCATTGCTGATTTTACTGGGTTTAACTTAGTGGCCAGTGACACGGTACAAGGCAGTATTACATTGCGTTTAAAAAATGTTCCGTGGGATCAAGCTTTAGATATCGTACTTAAATCACAAGGTTTAGCAAAACAGCAAATTGGCAATGTGTTAATGGTAGGGCCTGCTGATCAGATTGCTAATAGACAAAAAATTGAGTTGGAAGCTAATCGCCAAGTTGAAGATTTTGCGCCTCTAAGAACTGAATTCATTCAGGTGCGTTATGCTAAAGCCACAGATTTGTTAGCGTTAATATCGGCTGAAGGTTCTTTGCTTGGTGAGCGCGGTAGTGCCAGTGTTGATGTAAGAACCAATACTATTATTTTACAAGATACTGCAAGCTCAATTGAAGCCGTGCGAAAAGCTATTAAAGTTTTGGACGTTCCTGTGCGCCAGGTTTTGATCGAAGCTCGTATTGTAGTAGCGTCAACTAATGTTGGTGAGAATTTAGGTATACGTTGGGGTGGTGGTTATGGTGTGCTGCAGAATGATCAAATAATTACAGCTGGAGGTACTGGGGTTTCAACTTCTGATTTTAATGCTTCAACTTCTCGAATTAGTGTAACGGATGGCAGTATTGTAAACCTGCCAGTTAATAGTGCTAACGCGACAACTTTTGGTATCGGCTTAGATGCGTTTGATTACATGCTTGATCTAGAATTATCTGCCATGGAATCGGATGGTAAGGCTGAAATTATTTCGCAGCCTCGAGTGATTACCGCTGATGGTCAAACGGCTAAAATACAGGCAGGTTCTCAGATTCCTTATGAGCAAGCATCTGCTAGTGGTGCAACCACTATTGTTTTTAAAGATGCCGTATTGAAATTGGAGGTCACACCACAAATTACACCGGATGATCGTATTTTAATGGATTTATTAATTAATAAAGATGCAATTGGTGAGGTAATTAATAACATTCCAACGATTGATACTAATGCCCTTGAAACACAAGTGTTAGTGAATAACGGTGAAACCATCGTACTGGGTGGTATTTTTCAGTCAGAAGATGTAACTCAAATTGATAAAACACCGTTCTTTGGTGATTTACCGGTTATCGGACGCCTTTTCCGTCGTACAACTCATACAGAAGATAAGAGCGAACTGTTAATCTTCATTACTCCACGATTAGTGAAGGACGTTTTAAGCACGCGCTAG
- a CDS encoding PilN domain-containing protein, translating into MAKINLRPWREEARKDRQRDYVFVLGIVFGIAIAIWLFVSKTYSDAIYAQEYRNQYVQKQSSVLDNKIKEIQELRTKRQELLDRMKLIQDLQGNRPVIVRMFDEMARIMPDELFLSEVSSKGTLFTLKGQASSNDQISQLMRNFDASPWFTNPNLLGVKAGDNGYNSFDMLVNQSTPVVEEVK; encoded by the coding sequence ATGGCAAAGATTAACCTTAGGCCGTGGCGAGAAGAGGCACGTAAAGACCGCCAGCGAGACTATGTTTTTGTGCTGGGTATAGTATTTGGAATTGCAATAGCTATCTGGTTGTTTGTGAGTAAAACCTATTCAGATGCAATTTATGCTCAAGAATACCGTAATCAGTATGTTCAAAAGCAATCCTCTGTTTTGGATAACAAAATAAAAGAAATACAGGAGTTACGAACCAAGCGTCAGGAGTTGCTTGATCGAATGAAGTTAATACAAGACTTACAGGGTAACCGACCTGTTATTGTGAGGATGTTCGATGAAATGGCTCGAATAATGCCTGATGAATTGTTTTTGTCTGAAGTGTCATCTAAGGGCACCCTGTTTACTTTAAAAGGCCAAGCATCAAGCAATGATCAAATTTCACAGTTGATGCGTAATTTTGATGCCTCTCCTTGGTTTACCAATCCAAATCTGCTGGGTGTAAAAGCTGGAGATAATGGATATAACAGTTTTGATATGCTTGTGAATCAGTCGACTCCAGTTGTAGAGGAGGTTAAATAA
- the aroB gene encoding 3-dehydroquinate synthase produces the protein MKTLTVDLGERSYPIFIGQNLLLDPSLVAPYVKGQQVMIVTNETVAPLYLEQVKKLFAGFQVDEVILPDGEAYKNLDNLNLIFDALLSKRHNRTTTLVALGGGVVGDMTGFAAASYQRGVDFIQIPTTLLSQVDSSVGGKTGVNHALGKNMIGAFHQPNCVLIDVDSLNTLPANELAAGMAEVIKYGLICDLPFFDWLEANILALNNKDTESLIYAIETSCLNKARVVALDEREGGIRAILNLGHTFGHAIETDQGYGNWLHGEAVATGMLMAADLSARLGWITFTDVERISALLVKANLPIACPQGMSANRFKELMAVDKKVLDGKLRLVLLRAMGDAVTTSDFALEHFEATLTHLTN, from the coding sequence ATGAAAACTTTAACAGTTGACCTTGGCGAGCGAAGCTATCCAATTTTTATCGGGCAAAATTTATTGCTAGACCCATCACTTGTGGCGCCTTATGTAAAAGGCCAACAAGTGATGATAGTAACAAATGAAACCGTTGCGCCTTTATATTTGGAGCAGGTAAAAAAATTGTTTGCTGGCTTTCAGGTGGATGAGGTTATTTTGCCTGATGGTGAAGCGTATAAAAACTTAGATAACTTAAATCTTATTTTCGATGCGCTTTTAAGTAAGCGTCATAATCGCACAACAACATTGGTTGCCTTAGGTGGTGGTGTGGTGGGTGATATGACTGGGTTCGCAGCGGCCAGTTATCAGCGTGGCGTAGATTTTATCCAGATTCCAACTACGTTGTTGTCGCAGGTTGATTCATCAGTTGGCGGCAAAACCGGTGTGAATCATGCGCTTGGTAAAAACATGATTGGTGCTTTTCATCAGCCAAATTGTGTTTTGATTGATGTGGATAGTTTAAATACGCTGCCAGCAAATGAGTTGGCAGCGGGTATGGCGGAAGTGATTAAATATGGTTTGATCTGTGATCTACCATTTTTTGATTGGCTAGAGGCTAATATTCTTGCTTTGAATAATAAAGATACCGAGTCTTTAATTTACGCGATTGAAACGTCATGTTTAAACAAGGCTCGAGTAGTGGCGTTAGATGAGCGTGAAGGAGGCATTCGGGCGATCTTGAATTTAGGTCATACATTTGGTCATGCGATCGAAACCGATCAAGGCTATGGAAACTGGCTTCATGGTGAGGCTGTTGCAACTGGCATGTTGATGGCCGCGGATCTCTCAGCTCGTTTGGGTTGGATTACATTCACTGATGTTGAACGTATCTCTGCCTTATTGGTTAAAGCAAACTTGCCAATCGCATGCCCACAAGGAATGAGTGCTAATCGATTTAAAGAGCTCATGGCAGTAGACAAAAAGGTGTTAGATGGTAAGCTGAGATTGGTTCTTTTGCGAGCAATGGGTGATGCAGTCACCACATCAGACTTCGCACTGGAACATTTTGAGGCTACTCTGACGCACCTGACCAACTAA
- the pilO gene encoding type 4a pilus biogenesis protein PilO, with protein MDFQELTDKLNDFDINNIDWNNMGSWPLAGRVFFAVLVFFSVLIGLYFLDIQSSSEHYERVVEQEEVIKKQFETKAFRVANLDAYKKQLAEIEESFGSLLRQLPRDTEVPGLLEDITASALGANLDIRSIKLDKEKETEFYTELPINIDVVGEYHDFGAFVSAVAGLGRIVTLHDFSVKPVAAKSNQLNLQIVAKTYRYNDEAKRPGKNKKAKR; from the coding sequence ATGGATTTCCAAGAATTAACCGACAAGCTTAATGACTTTGATATCAATAATATCGACTGGAACAATATGGGCTCTTGGCCTTTGGCTGGCCGAGTATTTTTTGCAGTTTTAGTTTTTTTTAGTGTTTTGATAGGTTTATATTTTTTAGATATTCAATCTTCTTCTGAACATTATGAGAGAGTTGTTGAACAAGAGGAAGTGATTAAAAAGCAGTTTGAGACTAAAGCGTTTAGGGTTGCAAATTTAGATGCATATAAAAAACAGCTAGCAGAAATTGAAGAATCATTTGGTAGTTTATTGCGGCAGCTGCCTCGCGATACTGAGGTACCTGGTTTATTGGAAGATATAACAGCTTCAGCGTTAGGTGCTAACTTAGATATTCGCTCAATTAAATTAGATAAAGAAAAAGAAACGGAGTTTTATACTGAGCTGCCAATTAATATTGATGTAGTTGGTGAGTATCATGACTTCGGGGCATTCGTAAGCGCAGTAGCTGGTCTAGGGCGAATTGTAACTTTACATGATTTCTCGGTTAAGCCTGTTGCTGCAAAAAGTAATCAACTTAACCTTCAGATTGTAGCTAAAACATATCGTTATAATGACGAGGCTAAGCGGCCTGGTAAAAATAAAAAGGCTAAAAGGTAG
- the aroK gene encoding shikimate kinase AroK, whose protein sequence is MAKHNIYLVGPMGAGKSTIGRLLSTELKLEFKDSDKEIEDRCGCNIPWIFDVEGEQGFRDREVIAIDEITQEKDVLMATGGGAVLRPENRLHLKSRGTVVYLKTSVEQQLARTSKDKNRPLLQIDNPEEVLTRLMKQRDPLYQEVADITIYTDDRNPKFVVQEILKRLSEINIIE, encoded by the coding sequence ATGGCAAAACATAATATTTATTTAGTGGGGCCGATGGGTGCTGGAAAAAGCACCATCGGCCGTTTGCTTTCCACTGAGCTTAAACTTGAATTCAAAGATAGCGATAAAGAAATCGAAGATCGCTGTGGCTGTAATATTCCTTGGATTTTTGATGTGGAAGGTGAACAAGGTTTTCGTGATCGTGAAGTCATTGCCATTGATGAAATTACGCAAGAAAAAGACGTGCTAATGGCCACTGGCGGCGGAGCGGTGTTGAGGCCAGAAAATCGGTTGCATCTGAAAAGCCGTGGCACGGTGGTTTATTTGAAAACTTCCGTTGAGCAACAGCTTGCTCGAACCTCTAAGGACAAAAATCGTCCACTTCTTCAAATTGATAACCCAGAAGAAGTTCTAACACGGCTAATGAAGCAAAGAGACCCTCTTTATCAAGAGGTGGCTGACATCACCATTTACACAGACGACCGTAATCCCAAATTCGTCGTACAAGAAATCCTCAAGCGATTATCTGAGATTAATATCATTGAATAG
- a CDS encoding pilus assembly protein PilM codes for MLANLFKKKNKAVLGVDISSTSIKIIELAEQNGRMQVEAYASEPLPENSVVEQAINDEEAVGGAIKKALLRSRSGIKRSAVAVAGSAVITKVIQMGAGLSDDEMEQQITLEADQYIPYPLEEVAMDFEVQGPVEGDDQRVDVLLAACRKETVELREDSIEIAGLESSKVDVEAFCIERAYQLLESQLEGEQKDTVAIIDIGATMTTLNVLNQGKIIYTREQMFGGQQLTEEIQRRYGISAQEAIRAKLEGGLPDDYATEILNPFKDSVVQQVSRSLQFFYSSSQYNDVDYVILAGGTSSLDGLAQLVQDKIGTPAMIANPFANMTLGPKVNAQVLANDAPGLLVACGLAMRSFD; via the coding sequence GTGCTAGCCAATCTATTTAAAAAGAAAAATAAGGCAGTCCTTGGGGTCGATATTAGCTCAACCAGCATCAAAATAATTGAACTTGCTGAGCAAAACGGTCGAATGCAAGTCGAAGCCTATGCATCAGAACCCCTGCCCGAAAACTCAGTGGTTGAACAAGCCATTAATGATGAAGAAGCCGTCGGTGGTGCTATTAAGAAAGCATTGCTGCGCTCGCGCTCAGGTATTAAACGCTCAGCTGTTGCTGTTGCCGGCTCTGCCGTGATTACCAAGGTTATACAAATGGGTGCAGGCTTATCTGATGATGAGATGGAGCAGCAAATCACATTAGAGGCTGATCAATATATCCCATACCCCCTTGAGGAAGTAGCCATGGACTTTGAAGTTCAAGGGCCGGTTGAAGGAGATGATCAGCGGGTAGACGTATTGCTGGCTGCATGTCGTAAAGAAACGGTTGAGTTAAGAGAAGACTCAATTGAGATAGCAGGACTTGAGTCATCAAAAGTTGATGTAGAAGCATTTTGTATTGAACGTGCTTATCAACTTCTTGAGTCCCAATTAGAAGGCGAGCAAAAAGACACCGTAGCCATTATTGATATTGGCGCAACCATGACGACCTTGAATGTCCTGAATCAAGGCAAGATTATCTATACCCGTGAGCAGATGTTCGGTGGTCAGCAGTTAACCGAAGAAATTCAGCGCCGCTACGGCATCAGTGCACAAGAAGCGATTCGTGCCAAGTTAGAGGGTGGGTTGCCTGATGATTACGCCACTGAGATCTTAAACCCATTTAAAGACTCTGTTGTTCAGCAGGTGAGTCGCTCTTTGCAATTCTTTTATAGTTCGAGTCAATACAATGATGTGGATTATGTGATTCTAGCTGGAGGTACATCGTCGTTAGATGGTTTAGCACAACTTGTACAAGATAAAATTGGAACGCCAGCGATGATTGCCAACCCATTTGCCAATATGACGCTAGGACCAAAAGTAAATGCACAGGTGTTGGCGAACGATGCTCCTGGCTTACTAGTGGCGTGTGGTTTAGCCATGAGGAGTTTTGACTAA
- a CDS encoding pilus assembly protein PilP: protein MKKLLLLSVIFLAACSDSNTSDLEEFIAQTTAKPKGRIAPLPEFKPYSAFIYSASAMRSPFESPVAFEELNNRMDDTVDAPDQARARQALERYNLSELSLVGTLSKDIDGKLKALIKTQGGNVHMVEQDQFMGKNHGRIVKISDNRIDIIEVVPNGSGGWISRPQTLGLNQSAGDEE from the coding sequence ATGAAGAAATTATTATTACTTAGCGTTATTTTTTTGGCTGCTTGCAGTGATTCAAATACAAGTGACTTGGAAGAATTTATCGCTCAGACAACCGCCAAGCCAAAGGGGCGAATTGCTCCTTTACCTGAGTTTAAACCTTATTCTGCATTTATTTACAGTGCTTCGGCGATGCGCTCTCCATTTGAGTCGCCAGTTGCGTTTGAAGAGTTGAATAATCGAATGGACGATACGGTGGATGCACCTGATCAAGCTCGTGCGAGGCAGGCTTTAGAGCGCTATAACCTAAGTGAATTATCTTTGGTTGGCACGTTGTCAAAAGATATTGATGGTAAACTCAAAGCGCTAATTAAAACTCAAGGTGGTAATGTCCACATGGTAGAACAAGATCAGTTTATGGGTAAGAACCACGGTCGAATTGTAAAAATTAGTGATAATAGAATAGATATAATCGAAGTCGTGCCAAACGGCAGTGGTGGCTGGATTTCCAGGCCTCAAACTTTAGGCTTAAATCAGTCAGCCGGGGATGAAGAATAA